A single genomic interval of Arachis duranensis cultivar V14167 chromosome 7, aradu.V14167.gnm2.J7QH, whole genome shotgun sequence harbors:
- the LOC107496873 gene encoding zinc finger CCCH domain-containing protein 3 isoform X2: MPENRQVLRNAASNQSGDNIEEAIRRLKINDNRDRDTAGQTSPYPDRPGEPDCLYFLRTGMCGYGTNCRYNHPANVSLGTHYGEELPERNGQPDCEYFLKTGTCKYGSSCKYHHPRDRRGAAPVSFNALGLPMRQEEKSCPYYMRTGSCKFGVACKFHHPPHATFGASGVAASPTSMIPASGYVGGYPYSLPRMPYLSGQGLQSYVPPFFSSPQGIIPGQGWNSYMGSMNPAMSTGFLGSNLVYDSVNPGESLSGGQVVSLNLPDRPDQPECRYYMNTGTCKYGSDCKFHHPKERIAQSFINPLGLPVRPNYRLATPTALSALDTPLDGNRRGTFQPPETSPSKLSSDEHQHSDNNINNSQAAEDSSKQADHTTSNSFEVASESSLHDQDA, translated from the exons ATGCCAGAAAACAGGCAGGTTCTGAGGAATGCTGCTTCTAATCAATCCGGTGACAACATTGAAG AAGCAATTCGGCGATTGAAAATCAATGACAATCGAGATAGAGATACTGCGGGTCAAACTAGCCCGTATCCGGATCGTCCTGGTGAACCTGATTGCTTATATTTTCTGAGGACTGGAATGTGTGGTTATGGGACTAACTGTCGCTACAATCACCCCGCTAATGTTTCACTG GGTACTCATTATGGTGAAGAGCTCCCTGAGAGAAACGGGCAACCTGATTGTGAG TATTTTCTTAAGACAGGGACATGTAAGTATGGATCATCGTGTAAATATCATCATCCACGGGACAGACGAGGTGCTGCTCCTGTATCATTCAATGCTTTAGGCCTTCCAATGCGTCAG GAAGAAAAATCATGTCCCTATTACATGAGAACTGGGTCTTGTAAGTTTGGAGTAGCTTGCAAGTTTCATCATCCGCCGCATGCTACTTTTGGAGCTTCTGGAGTGGCTGCATCTcctacctcaatgatccccgcATCTGGATATGTTGGTGGATATCCGTATTCCTTACCGAGAATGCCATATTTATCTGGACAGGGCCTTCAGTCTTATGTgcctcctttcttttcttctccacaAGGAATTATACCCGGACAGGGTTGGAACAGCTACATG GGAAGTATGAACCCTGCAATGTCTACTGGTTTTCTTGGATCTAATCTTGTTTACGACTCTGTGAATCCGGGTGAGTCACTTTCTGGTGGGCAGGTAGTAAGTCTTAATCTCCCAGATAGGCCTGATCAGCCAGAATGCAGATACTATATGAACACAGGGACTTGCAAGTATGGATCTGATTGTAAGTTCCACCACCCGAAAGAAAGAATCGCCCAGTCATTCATAAATCCACTCGGCCTTCCTGTGCGACCT AACTATCGCTTGGCCACACCTACTGCTTTATCTGCACTGGACACCCCTCTCGACGGCAATCGAAGAGGGACTTTCCAACCACCCGAGACATCACCATCTAAATTATCGAGTGATGAGCATCAGCATTCggataataatatcaataattcaCAGGCCGCTGAAGATTCATCCAAACAAGCTGATCATACTACCTCAAATTCCTTTGAAGTGGCCTCGGAATCCTCCTTACATGACCAAGATGCTtga
- the LOC107496873 gene encoding zinc finger CCCH domain-containing protein 3 isoform X3 yields the protein MPENRQVLRNAASNQSGDNIEEAIRRLKINDNRDRDTAGQTSPYPDRPGEPDCLYFLRTGMCGYGTNCRYNHPANVSLGTHYGEELPERNGQPDCEYFLKTGTCKYGSSCKYHHPRDRRGAAPVSFNALGLPMRQEEKSCPYYMRTGSCKFGVACKFHHPPHATFGASGVAASPTSMIPASGYVGGYPYSLPRMPYLSGQGLQSYVPPFFSSPQGIIPGQGWNSYMVVSLNLPDRPDQPECRYYMNTGTCKYGSDCKFHHPKERIAQSFINPLGLPVRPGQAICSYYRIYGICKYGPTCKFDHPVLAISQNYRLATPTALSALDTPLDGNRRGTFQPPETSPSKLSSDEHQHSDNNINNSQAAEDSSKQADHTTSNSFEVASESSLHDQDA from the exons ATGCCAGAAAACAGGCAGGTTCTGAGGAATGCTGCTTCTAATCAATCCGGTGACAACATTGAAG AAGCAATTCGGCGATTGAAAATCAATGACAATCGAGATAGAGATACTGCGGGTCAAACTAGCCCGTATCCGGATCGTCCTGGTGAACCTGATTGCTTATATTTTCTGAGGACTGGAATGTGTGGTTATGGGACTAACTGTCGCTACAATCACCCCGCTAATGTTTCACTG GGTACTCATTATGGTGAAGAGCTCCCTGAGAGAAACGGGCAACCTGATTGTGAG TATTTTCTTAAGACAGGGACATGTAAGTATGGATCATCGTGTAAATATCATCATCCACGGGACAGACGAGGTGCTGCTCCTGTATCATTCAATGCTTTAGGCCTTCCAATGCGTCAG GAAGAAAAATCATGTCCCTATTACATGAGAACTGGGTCTTGTAAGTTTGGAGTAGCTTGCAAGTTTCATCATCCGCCGCATGCTACTTTTGGAGCTTCTGGAGTGGCTGCATCTcctacctcaatgatccccgcATCTGGATATGTTGGTGGATATCCGTATTCCTTACCGAGAATGCCATATTTATCTGGACAGGGCCTTCAGTCTTATGTgcctcctttcttttcttctccacaAGGAATTATACCCGGACAGGGTTGGAACAGCTACATG GTAGTAAGTCTTAATCTCCCAGATAGGCCTGATCAGCCAGAATGCAGATACTATATGAACACAGGGACTTGCAAGTATGGATCTGATTGTAAGTTCCACCACCCGAAAGAAAGAATCGCCCAGTCATTCATAAATCCACTCGGCCTTCCTGTGCGACCT GGGCAAGCTATATGTTCTTATTATAGAATTTATGGAATATGCAAGTATGGCCCAACATGCAAATTTGATCATCCAGTTTTGGCAATCTCACAGAACTATCGCTTGGCCACACCTACTGCTTTATCTGCACTGGACACCCCTCTCGACGGCAATCGAAGAGGGACTTTCCAACCACCCGAGACATCACCATCTAAATTATCGAGTGATGAGCATCAGCATTCggataataatatcaataattcaCAGGCCGCTGAAGATTCATCCAAACAAGCTGATCATACTACCTCAAATTCCTTTGAAGTGGCCTCGGAATCCTCCTTACATGACCAAGATGCTtga
- the LOC107496873 gene encoding zinc finger CCCH domain-containing protein 3 isoform X1 — protein MPENRQVLRNAASNQSGDNIEEAIRRLKINDNRDRDTAGQTSPYPDRPGEPDCLYFLRTGMCGYGTNCRYNHPANVSLGTHYGEELPERNGQPDCEYFLKTGTCKYGSSCKYHHPRDRRGAAPVSFNALGLPMRQEEKSCPYYMRTGSCKFGVACKFHHPPHATFGASGVAASPTSMIPASGYVGGYPYSLPRMPYLSGQGLQSYVPPFFSSPQGIIPGQGWNSYMGSMNPAMSTGFLGSNLVYDSVNPGESLSGGQVVSLNLPDRPDQPECRYYMNTGTCKYGSDCKFHHPKERIAQSFINPLGLPVRPGQAICSYYRIYGICKYGPTCKFDHPVLAISQNYRLATPTALSALDTPLDGNRRGTFQPPETSPSKLSSDEHQHSDNNINNSQAAEDSSKQADHTTSNSFEVASESSLHDQDA, from the exons ATGCCAGAAAACAGGCAGGTTCTGAGGAATGCTGCTTCTAATCAATCCGGTGACAACATTGAAG AAGCAATTCGGCGATTGAAAATCAATGACAATCGAGATAGAGATACTGCGGGTCAAACTAGCCCGTATCCGGATCGTCCTGGTGAACCTGATTGCTTATATTTTCTGAGGACTGGAATGTGTGGTTATGGGACTAACTGTCGCTACAATCACCCCGCTAATGTTTCACTG GGTACTCATTATGGTGAAGAGCTCCCTGAGAGAAACGGGCAACCTGATTGTGAG TATTTTCTTAAGACAGGGACATGTAAGTATGGATCATCGTGTAAATATCATCATCCACGGGACAGACGAGGTGCTGCTCCTGTATCATTCAATGCTTTAGGCCTTCCAATGCGTCAG GAAGAAAAATCATGTCCCTATTACATGAGAACTGGGTCTTGTAAGTTTGGAGTAGCTTGCAAGTTTCATCATCCGCCGCATGCTACTTTTGGAGCTTCTGGAGTGGCTGCATCTcctacctcaatgatccccgcATCTGGATATGTTGGTGGATATCCGTATTCCTTACCGAGAATGCCATATTTATCTGGACAGGGCCTTCAGTCTTATGTgcctcctttcttttcttctccacaAGGAATTATACCCGGACAGGGTTGGAACAGCTACATG GGAAGTATGAACCCTGCAATGTCTACTGGTTTTCTTGGATCTAATCTTGTTTACGACTCTGTGAATCCGGGTGAGTCACTTTCTGGTGGGCAGGTAGTAAGTCTTAATCTCCCAGATAGGCCTGATCAGCCAGAATGCAGATACTATATGAACACAGGGACTTGCAAGTATGGATCTGATTGTAAGTTCCACCACCCGAAAGAAAGAATCGCCCAGTCATTCATAAATCCACTCGGCCTTCCTGTGCGACCT GGGCAAGCTATATGTTCTTATTATAGAATTTATGGAATATGCAAGTATGGCCCAACATGCAAATTTGATCATCCAGTTTTGGCAATCTCACAGAACTATCGCTTGGCCACACCTACTGCTTTATCTGCACTGGACACCCCTCTCGACGGCAATCGAAGAGGGACTTTCCAACCACCCGAGACATCACCATCTAAATTATCGAGTGATGAGCATCAGCATTCggataataatatcaataattcaCAGGCCGCTGAAGATTCATCCAAACAAGCTGATCATACTACCTCAAATTCCTTTGAAGTGGCCTCGGAATCCTCCTTACATGACCAAGATGCTtga